The proteins below come from a single Mangifera indica cultivar Alphonso chromosome 16, CATAS_Mindica_2.1, whole genome shotgun sequence genomic window:
- the LOC123199725 gene encoding protein MIZU-KUSSEI 1, which produces MGSPDTKANPQSPTAYAAAAATAGDNDDDSQPPPPPPPPPRQPVSLVQPSAKKKNKSAKVFRVLRSVFRSFPIVSPTICKMTIPPGSLSDGHRSSSTNRHKVTGTLFGYRKQRVSLSIQESPRCLPSLVLELAMQTAVLEKEMAFGMVRITLECEKKPEKELTELLEEPLWTVYCNGKKTGYGVKREASEDDLQVMELLKPVSMGGGVLPGNCKVEGPDSELAYIRAHFERVVGSKDSETFYMLSPEGNNGPELSIFFVRL; this is translated from the coding sequence ATGGGGTCACCCGATACTAAAGCCAATCCTCAAAGCCCCACCGCCTAcgccgccgccgccgccacCGCTGGTGATAATGATGACGACTcccaaccaccaccaccaccgcctCCTCCTCCACGCCAACCTGTATCCCTTGTACAGCCCTCtgcaaagaagaagaacaaatctGCTAAAGTATTTCGTGTCTTGCGCTCCGTTTTTCGATCATTTCCCATCGTCTCGCCGACCATCTGCAAGATGACCATCCCTCCCGGGAGCTTATCCGACGGCCACCGTAGCAGCTCCACCAATAGACATAAGGTCACCGGGACTTTGTTCGGTTACCGTAAACAGAGGGTAAGTCTTTCCATTCAAGAAAGCCCTAGATGTCTTCCTTCGCTGGTTCTTGAGTTGGCAATGCAGACAGCCGTTTTGGAGAAAGAAATGGCCTTCGGTATGGTAAGAATAACCCTAGAATGCGAAAAGAAGCCCGAAAAGGAACTTACAGAGCTATTAGAAGAGCCATTATGGACCGTGTATTGCAATGGGAAGAAGACTGGTTATGGAGTCAAGAGAGAGGCCTCGGAGGATGATTTGCAAGTCATGGAGCTCCTCAAGCCCGTATCCATGGGCGGCGGCGTGTTGCCCGGAAATTGCAAAGTGGAAGGCCCTGACAGTGAGTTGGCTTACATACGAGCCCATTTTGAACGGGTCGTGGGTTCAAAGGATTCGGAGACTTTTTACATGTTAAGCCCAGAAGGGAATAATGGGCCTGAGCTTAGTATATTCTTCGTGAGGCTTTGA